A DNA window from Chelativorans sp. AA-79 contains the following coding sequences:
- a CDS encoding beta-ketoacyl-ACP synthase III: MLRRIGERGAEDFAPARSRELSDRICLAGLGVEIPEASISNEELVDAFNRWVGAENMGRAERGEEPLPGSSADFIVHASGIRRRHVYEREGILDPARMAPVIPARGDGELSVMAEFGLKAARKALAHAKASPRDIDLVICSAAHHQRPYPAIAIEIQQALGAEGAAFDMGLGCSSALAGLHMAANLVRAGAHRRILVVTPELITAHLNFRDRQTHFIFGDAAVAFVVEAMDQGSHYPGRFEVVDTRLWTQFSSNIRTNFGFMSRLAQEDPYNLAMEGQLIKQIGNKVFKEVTVAGHQFIVEFLAEYGHTPHTMRRFWLHQANARMNAMILKLAFGEEVGQDRAPTVLERLGNTAAAGAVIALAENHEDMEPGQFGLLCAFGAGYSIGGALLRMM; the protein is encoded by the coding sequence ATGCTACGCCGGATAGGTGAGCGCGGCGCAGAGGACTTCGCGCCGGCCCGGTCACGGGAGCTGTCCGACCGCATCTGCCTCGCGGGTCTCGGCGTGGAAATCCCGGAAGCCTCGATTTCCAACGAGGAACTGGTCGACGCGTTCAATCGCTGGGTCGGGGCCGAGAACATGGGCCGCGCCGAGCGCGGAGAGGAGCCGCTGCCCGGCTCGAGCGCGGATTTCATCGTGCATGCGTCCGGCATCCGTCGGCGTCACGTCTATGAGCGGGAGGGCATCCTCGATCCGGCCCGCATGGCCCCCGTCATACCCGCGCGCGGCGATGGCGAGCTCTCGGTGATGGCCGAGTTCGGGCTCAAGGCCGCCCGCAAGGCGCTGGCGCATGCCAAGGCTTCGCCGCGCGATATCGATCTCGTCATCTGCTCGGCCGCCCATCACCAGCGGCCCTATCCGGCGATCGCCATCGAGATCCAGCAGGCGCTGGGGGCGGAAGGGGCCGCTTTCGACATGGGGCTCGGCTGCTCCTCGGCGCTCGCGGGACTGCATATGGCCGCCAATCTCGTGCGTGCGGGAGCGCACCGCCGCATCCTCGTGGTCACGCCGGAGCTGATCACCGCCCACCTGAATTTCCGCGACCGGCAGACGCATTTCATCTTCGGCGACGCGGCGGTGGCCTTCGTCGTGGAGGCGATGGATCAGGGCAGTCACTATCCCGGCCGCTTCGAGGTCGTCGACACCCGCCTCTGGACGCAGTTCTCCAGCAATATCCGCACCAATTTCGGCTTCATGAGCCGCCTTGCCCAGGAAGACCCCTACAATCTCGCGATGGAGGGGCAACTCATCAAGCAGATCGGCAACAAGGTCTTCAAGGAGGTCACGGTCGCCGGCCATCAGTTCATCGTCGAGTTCCTGGCCGAGTACGGCCACACGCCGCACACCATGCGCCGGTTCTGGCTGCACCAGGCCAATGCCCGCATGAATGCGATGATCCTCAAGCTCGCCTTCGGGGAGGAGGTGGGGCAGGACCGTGCGCCGACCGTGCTGGAGCGGCTCGGCAACACGGCCGCCGCGGGCGCCGTCATCGCGCTCGCCGAAAACCACGAGGACATGGAGCCCGGCCAGTTCGGC